CAAACGGCACCGGGCCAGTCGGGCGTTTTCGGGTGGTATCTTTTGATATCAATTTTTGAGTCGTATAGTTCTTCACTCATTTTCATGAGGCTTTCGAACCTAGGCACAACGATCAGCAACTTCCCTTGGGCATCGGCCACCGCTTCTCGAATTGTGTCTCGGTCGAATCCTGTCGCCCAGCATAAAGCCGAAACGACATCCTCGTCACTGTCTTCCCATGTCACCAGCATTAGGTGATCTATCGGGTTGGGCGTTCTGTCTGCATGTTCACTTTCCATAGCTGCAAGCCTTTCAACCCCCGCCGACGAGGGTGACAAGTTCGATGTGGTCGCCGTCTTGGAGCGGTTGATCGGCGTGTTCGCGTTTGGGGACGACGGACTGGTTGAGTTCGACGGCGACGGCCTGGCCTTCGAGGCCTTGCTCTTTGAGGAGGTCGGCGATCGATGCGGCGTCGGTGGTGTGGGGCTCGCCGTTGAGGGTGATGGTGGGCATGGGGGTAGTTTAGCAGGGTGGGTTGGGGGGAAGCGGCGCGGATACCCGCGTTATGCCGCAGCGCGGCACAGCGCGGGCATGGGGACAAAGAGGGCAATGAGGGGACACCCACAGATGGAATCTGTGGGCTTCGGTCGGGATAATGGGTTCGATGGCATCGGTGGGCTTCGGGTAGACTGTGCGGCTCGGGAGAACCGACATGAGCACGATGCAGACATCTTTTACCTCGAAGTGCTACGACCTCTGGGCGTGGTTCTACGACTACACGTTCGGAGCGCTGGTGCACAAGCGGCACATCCGGGCGGTGAAGCAGATCCGGACCCGGCCCGGCGACCTCGTGCTTGACCTCGGCGTGGGCACGGGGATGACGCTCAAGGAGTACCCCGACGACATCACGGTGGTCGGCGCGGACCTCTCGGCGGGGATGCTGGGCAAGGCGGCGAAGAAGGTCGATCAGGACGGGCTGACGAACGTGCACCTGGTGCAGGCGGACGCGATGTTTCCGCCGCTCAGGGAGCAGGCGTTTGATCATGTGATGATCGCGCACACGATCAGCGTGGTGAGTGAGCCCAACAAGCTGCTGCTCTGGGCCAAGCGGATGGTGAAGCCCGGCGGGACGATCGTCTTGCTCAACCACTTCCACGCGAGCAACCGGGTCGTCGCGTTCTTCGAGACGCTTCTTAATCCGGTCTTCATCAAGATCGGTTGGAAGAGCGACCTTGCGCTGGAGGATTGCCTTCGGGATACGGGGCTGCATATCCGGTACCACTTCAAGACGAGCGCGATGGACCTCTGGCAGATCGTGGTGCTGAGCCCACAGGGCCCGGCGCTGGAGCCGGCGGAGGAGTCGGCGAGAGATGCGGGTCCTGCGGAGCAATCGATGTCGGGTGCGACGCCTGCGATTGCGTAAAGCGGCGGGTCTACTTGCAGCGACACCGCGCTGACGTATGATCCGGCGATGCCCAAACGATTTCCTGTGGCCGTGCTGCTGTGTGCCTTGGCGCTCCCGCCCCTTGCGAGCGCGCAGCCGGCGGTTGTGGATGGCGATGCGCAGGTAAGCGCGGTGCTCCCGCCCTTGCCGGGCGACCACCCGTTTGCGGCGCAGGTGTTGTCGAGTGATCTCGTGATGCGGGCGGGCCGCGCGACGGTTTATCAAGACGGTGAAGCGCAGGTGGTCGTGCTCGAGGGCGACACGGTGATCACGATCGGGTTGCAGGGGTACCGCTCGCCCAACGCGGTGGTGCGGATCGAGTCGGCCCCCGGGTATGGGCCGGACGTTCGGCATTTGGCGATCTATCTGGAGGATGCCCAGCCCGTGGGCGGGGCCGGGGTGCGGATGCAGGGCGCGGGGCTGTTGATTACGGCGGCGATCTCGGGCGGGGTGGATGTGGAGTCGCCGCTGTTTGAGCGGGCCGACGCTGCGCCGTCGAGCGCGCTGGTGTCGGCGGCACAGGCGCGGATGGCCGAGTATCGGCGGGCGCTGCGGGCGCCGCTGCTTGATGCGCAGCCGGGCACGGCGTTTGACCCGGCGACGGACGATGTGCGTGCTGCGCGTCGGGCGGCGATCGAGCAAGAACGCCAGCGGATCGACCCCGACGACCCGCGCTACGACGGGACGCTCAGCGACCCGGAACTCGTCGACCGCAGCGTGCTGCCCACGCGCGGCACGGTGCGCTACGCGGTGGACCGCGCGGTGTTGCAGATGGGCGAGCGCGAAGACGCGGTGATGCTGATCGGCAACGTGCGCGTGCTCTATGAAGATGAGGACGAGGGCCGGGACGTGCTGCTCACCGCCG
The sequence above is a segment of the Phycisphaeraceae bacterium D3-23 genome. Coding sequences within it:
- the thiS gene encoding sulfur carrier protein ThiS, with the translated sequence MPTITLNGEPHTTDAASIADLLKEQGLEGQAVAVELNQSVVPKREHADQPLQDGDHIELVTLVGGG
- a CDS encoding methyltransferase domain-containing protein, with product MSTMQTSFTSKCYDLWAWFYDYTFGALVHKRHIRAVKQIRTRPGDLVLDLGVGTGMTLKEYPDDITVVGADLSAGMLGKAAKKVDQDGLTNVHLVQADAMFPPLREQAFDHVMIAHTISVVSEPNKLLLWAKRMVKPGGTIVLLNHFHASNRVVAFFETLLNPVFIKIGWKSDLALEDCLRDTGLHIRYHFKTSAMDLWQIVVLSPQGPALEPAEESARDAGPAEQSMSGATPAIA